One window of Tenacibaculum maritimum NCIMB 2154 genomic DNA carries:
- a CDS encoding CHAP domain-containing protein, with protein sequence MVGAVSGFSAGAIGSTIGYYTKLGLEKAGANNFWKASGIITAGSLSGGVGSFVSGGKFWDGFRNGAISSSLNHVAHMIQESAKSKKIVKNAKKQDKSKKWSYEAERDKFKSKTNKCNKFVYDILTESGASPGLPNGNPIKKFFGYGSPPTASQWADSNYDIPGWDVVSSPKAGDVVAVSANFSDATDHVGIMISETQSIGASHHTVRITNFGTTSYDLSVYPGNNGYIYRRYVGN encoded by the coding sequence ATGGTAGGTGCAGTAAGTGGATTTTCGGCAGGAGCAATTGGTTCAACAATAGGATATTATACTAAATTAGGATTAGAAAAAGCAGGCGCTAATAATTTTTGGAAAGCATCAGGTATTATTACGGCAGGTTCTTTATCAGGAGGTGTGGGAAGTTTTGTTTCTGGCGGAAAATTCTGGGATGGCTTTAGAAATGGAGCAATTAGTTCTTCTTTAAATCATGTGGCACATATGATTCAAGAAAGTGCAAAATCTAAAAAGATTGTAAAAAATGCTAAAAAACAGGATAAATCAAAAAAATGGAGTTATGAAGCGGAAAGAGATAAATTTAAATCTAAAACAAATAAATGTAACAAGTTTGTTTATGATATCTTAACAGAATCAGGTGCTTCTCCAGGGTTACCAAATGGTAATCCTATTAAGAAATTTTTTGGTTATGGTTCACCTCCAACAGCTTCCCAATGGGCTGATTCTAATTACGATATACCTGGTTGGGATGTAGTATCAAGCCCTAAAGCTGGAGATGTAGTTGCTGTCAGTGCTAATTTTTCGGATGCAACTGATCATGTAGGTATAATGATTAGTGAAACTCAATCAATTGGAGCTAGTCATCATACAGTGAGGATTACTAATTTTGGAACAACCTCTTATGATCTTTCTGTATATCCTGGAAATAATGGATATATTTATAGAAGGTATGTTGGTAATTAA
- a CDS encoding RHS repeat domain-containing protein translates to MGVALIHMNGRMYDAKLGHFLSPDNFIQEPFSTQSFNRFGYVWNNPLKFTDPSGEIIWFVVASVVIGGTMNVVSNWDKIDDFWDGLGYFTSGGVQGGLATLGPVGALAGGFLSSAANTAIQGGNIGEIFSSGVIGSVAGFAGGAAGKWAGKYLGNLIVNGVNIASPVIKGIVGGTLGGAVGGYVGGFTGGYLATGNLNKAHKAGLSSASMGVPMGVLAGGVGAYKWATDNKIDPWTGQKINGHHSFPKFMGGEANQKLTNIGEETHKQLHRDMNNFLKKQTDDFGNHMRPQRGNPGRLIQRNFNLDVRIKTLNQFYKQNWFRYPRSTFDYYRNSNQFNLQWKQPFKK, encoded by the coding sequence ATGGGAGTTGCACTCATACATATGAATGGACGTATGTATGATGCCAAGTTAGGGCATTTCCTTTCTCCAGATAATTTTATACAGGAACCGTTTAGTACCCAAAGTTTTAACCGTTTTGGATATGTATGGAATAATCCTTTAAAATTTACAGACCCCAGTGGGGAAATTATATGGTTTGTTGTAGCCTCCGTAGTTATTGGAGGAACAATGAATGTAGTTTCTAATTGGGATAAGATAGATGATTTTTGGGATGGCTTAGGGTATTTTACATCAGGTGGAGTACAAGGAGGATTAGCTACTTTAGGACCTGTAGGAGCTTTAGCAGGTGGTTTTCTCTCCAGTGCTGCTAATACAGCAATACAAGGTGGTAATATTGGAGAAATATTTAGTAGTGGAGTCATTGGTTCTGTAGCAGGATTTGCTGGTGGAGCAGCTGGTAAATGGGCAGGGAAATATTTAGGAAATCTTATTGTAAATGGTGTAAATATTGCTAGCCCAGTAATAAAAGGGATTGTAGGAGGTACACTTGGTGGCGCTGTGGGAGGTTATGTAGGTGGTTTTACAGGAGGATATTTAGCTACAGGAAATTTAAATAAAGCACATAAAGCAGGATTAAGTAGTGCTTCTATGGGAGTGCCAATGGGAGTTCTTGCAGGAGGTGTTGGTGCTTATAAATGGGCTACTGATAATAAAATTGATCCTTGGACTGGTCAGAAAATCAATGGACATCATTCTTTTCCTAAGTTTATGGGAGGAGAAGCGAATCAAAAATTAACAAACATAGGGGAAGAAACACATAAACAATTACACAGAGATATGAATAACTTTCTTAAAAAACAAACTGATGATTTTGGAAATCATATGCGACCTCAAAGAGGAAACCCAGGACGACTTATCCAGCGAAATTTCAACTTAGATGTAAGAATAAAGACTTTAAATCAATTTTATAAGCAAAATTGGTTTAGGTACCCACGATCTACCTTTGATTATTATAGAAATTCTAACCAATTTAATTTACAATGGAAACAACCTTTCAAGAAATAG
- a CDS encoding OB-fold protein: MAHLIIKRLFMSNKKNKIISIVILAIIIFGAYYGVMQYNKPHVNVEMALTSTKLTPDFLLNDFSTNEEQANLQYLDHVIEINGKISDIDISDGNGIVIFENDEAIGSVRCYLSPKENKKLMTLKAGQDISLKGICTGYLLDVIMIRCIIVKS; this comes from the coding sequence ATGGCGCACCTAATAATTAAAAGGCTTTTTATGAGTAATAAGAAAAATAAAATAATCAGTATTGTTATATTAGCAATCATCATTTTTGGAGCTTACTATGGCGTAATGCAATACAATAAACCTCATGTAAATGTGGAAATGGCTTTAACAAGTACAAAATTAACACCTGATTTTCTGCTAAATGACTTTTCGACTAATGAGGAGCAAGCGAACTTACAATATTTAGATCATGTTATTGAAATTAATGGTAAAATATCGGATATAGATATAAGTGATGGTAATGGTATTGTAATTTTTGAAAATGATGAAGCAATTGGAAGTGTACGTTGCTATCTTTCACCAAAAGAAAATAAAAAGCTAATGACACTCAAAGCCGGTCAAGATATATCATTAAAAGGTATTTGTACAGGATATCTTTTGGATGTAATTATGATACGATGCATTATTGTTAAAAGTTAA
- a CDS encoding LytTR family transcriptional regulator, which translates to MSILLKKDTVYFLSFISISFIVFIVSYFSINRLISVSTKEFLKIQIESSKREAEEMAKLVQSQITSGVPKKQVIRNLQSSIEDVNVDLGFICMFDWSGKEICHPDPNMIGKSLATDQSFISSVDDDVNSEDLYNFLKTRKETGGIVSFADKERPCEVIYLYPVSNTDWIIAAHANLKEIKNNLKDLKISFILVHALGGIIIVLFSFFITRFIGGNYERQLEKNNKKLTGEILNMSKLNSDLASHKQKVEVQGKKNRILTYIKNELKPIEVGNIAYIYTELKITYIVDFKGKKSISNSSLEELFKQLDKQTFFRANRQYLLSIKAIDKIIKYGNSQLKIETIPKADESIIISKNKTAEFKDWLHQ; encoded by the coding sequence ATGAGCATTTTATTAAAAAAAGATACGGTTTATTTCTTATCATTTATTTCCATTTCTTTCATTGTTTTTATTGTAAGTTATTTCAGTATAAATAGGTTGATATCAGTAAGCACTAAAGAATTTTTAAAAATTCAAATTGAATCTAGTAAGAGAGAGGCTGAAGAAATGGCTAAATTGGTCCAATCTCAAATTACGAGTGGGGTTCCAAAGAAACAGGTAATTCGAAACTTACAAAGTAGCATTGAAGATGTAAATGTTGATCTAGGCTTTATTTGTATGTTTGATTGGTCTGGTAAAGAAATTTGCCATCCTGACCCTAATATGATTGGTAAAAGCTTAGCTACAGATCAATCTTTTATTTCAAGTGTTGATGACGATGTAAATTCTGAAGACTTATATAACTTTCTCAAAACAAGAAAAGAAACAGGGGGTATTGTTAGCTTTGCTGACAAAGAAAGGCCTTGTGAAGTTATTTACCTCTACCCCGTTTCAAATACAGATTGGATTATTGCAGCTCATGCCAACTTAAAAGAAATCAAAAACAATTTAAAAGATCTTAAAATTAGCTTTATTCTTGTTCATGCCTTAGGCGGAATTATAATTGTCTTATTTTCTTTCTTCATTACTAGATTTATTGGAGGTAATTACGAACGTCAATTAGAAAAAAACAACAAAAAATTAACAGGTGAGATTTTAAACATGTCTAAGTTAAACTCAGATCTTGCTAGCCATAAACAAAAAGTAGAAGTACAAGGAAAAAAGAATAGAATACTCACGTATATTAAAAATGAACTAAAACCCATAGAGGTTGGTAATATTGCTTATATCTATACAGAGCTTAAAATAACGTATATCGTAGATTTTAAAGGAAAAAAATCTATTTCAAATAGCAGCTTAGAAGAATTATTTAAACAACTAGATAAGCAAACCTTCTTTAGGGCAAACAGACAGTATCTTTTATCAATAAAAGCAATTGATAAAATTATAAAATATGGAAATAGTCAACTAAAAATTGAAACTATTCCTAAGGCTGACGAAAGTATTATTATCAGTAAGAACAAAACTGCTGAGTTTAAAGATTGGTTGCATCAATAG
- a CDS encoding S8 family peptidase, with amino-acid sequence MKKKYAFRPFLLGILAVAMTGCQDESLNTNVVSEKSLIEVENITFKNSQVIEGRYVIRYKTSGKGARKQKLPKIKSLQEYKVQTDGLKKEASDNFQLKQEVIKATYGHAFQGFVADLTKKQLQQLRKDPRIASIEQDFTFKIAPFKGKPGGGGGNSPAQQIPYGTTRVSGGKSASQNTAWVLDTGVDLDHEDLNVDTSRSVSFIAKGREAKNADDGNGHGTHVAGTIAAKDNAVGSVGVAPGNLIVAIKVLDSRGSGTNSGVISGVDYVAANANNGDVANMSLGGGISSALDNAIVNAASKGIKFVLAAGNESQDANNVSPARVNGNNIYTISAMDRNDNWASYSNYGSPVDFCAPGSAIYSTWKDGGYNTISGTSMATPHAAGVLLFGTPSTSGTVNGDPDGNPDPIISL; translated from the coding sequence ATGAAAAAAAAGTATGCTTTTAGACCCTTCCTATTAGGAATACTAGCCGTAGCAATGACAGGGTGTCAAGATGAATCCTTAAACACAAATGTAGTTTCTGAAAAAAGTTTAATTGAGGTTGAAAATATCACTTTCAAAAACTCTCAAGTGATAGAAGGAAGGTATGTGATACGATACAAAACTTCTGGAAAAGGCGCTAGAAAACAAAAATTACCTAAAATAAAATCTTTACAAGAGTATAAGGTTCAAACAGATGGTTTAAAAAAAGAAGCTTCGGATAATTTTCAATTAAAACAAGAGGTAATAAAAGCAACTTACGGACATGCTTTTCAGGGGTTTGTTGCTGATTTAACAAAAAAACAACTTCAACAACTAAGAAAAGATCCTAGAATTGCTTCTATAGAACAAGATTTTACATTTAAAATAGCGCCTTTTAAAGGGAAACCTGGTGGCGGTGGTGGAAATAGCCCTGCTCAACAAATACCTTATGGAACAACAAGAGTTTCTGGAGGAAAATCTGCTTCACAAAATACTGCATGGGTTCTTGATACTGGCGTTGATCTAGATCATGAAGACCTAAATGTTGATACTTCAAGAAGTGTCTCTTTTATTGCTAAAGGAAGAGAAGCTAAAAATGCGGATGACGGTAATGGGCATGGTACTCACGTAGCTGGAACTATTGCTGCTAAAGACAATGCAGTAGGCTCAGTAGGTGTAGCACCAGGCAACCTTATTGTTGCAATAAAAGTACTTGATAGTAGAGGTAGTGGAACTAATTCTGGAGTAATTTCTGGAGTTGACTATGTTGCTGCAAATGCAAATAATGGAGATGTAGCCAACATGAGTCTAGGGGGAGGGATTTCTTCTGCTTTAGACAACGCAATTGTTAATGCAGCTTCAAAGGGTATAAAATTTGTATTGGCTGCTGGAAATGAGTCACAAGATGCGAATAACGTTTCTCCTGCAAGGGTAAATGGAAATAATATTTATACAATATCAGCAATGGATCGTAATGATAATTGGGCTTCTTATTCCAATTATGGATCTCCTGTTGATTTTTGCGCTCCAGGATCTGCAATATATTCAACTTGGAAAGACGGTGGTTATAATACTATCAGCGGTACTTCTATGGCAACTCCTCACGCTGCTGGAGTATTATTATTTGGAACTCCTTCTACTAGTGGAACAGTGAATGGTGACCCTGACGGAAACCCCGACCCAATAATTAGCTTATAA
- a CDS encoding polymorphic toxin type 23 domain-containing protein, translating into MGVALIHMNGRMYDAKLGRFLSPDNFIQEPFSTQSFNRFGYVWNNPLKFTDPSGEIIWFVVASVVIGGTMNVVSNWDKIDGWGRKTKLTDPSAGTYTYKYNNLGEVLEETTPKGKTIYTYDGFGKTMTKKILGNKTNLSLNYTYDPSTKLLKNIWGKNHNTNEDYAYVYEYDAYKRLEITTEYTGKAVYDYRVTRDDFGRVAKEAYWARNKSNGEISYVKTQNIYDAGVVTEILDAGNGKSLWKLKEVNERGQAKEVLLGNGMVKKRSYDEFGFLTKMLDQTVEASPKKALDLAYSFDTQRGNLRSRKNNNLGWNESFTYDNLDRLTNISGSVNRSQQYDERGRITSNSEIGEYNYTSTASYHLQEVDLNTKGDLYYQNQPIQKITYNAYKKPLSISVKDKARVDFEYGILQNRSHAYYGGNEANKLDRRYHKHYAAIAPIEIEEDKQGNTKIITYIGGDAYTAPVVYIKQTASGSSNGYHYVHRDYLGSLLGITDTNANVLEQRQFGAWGEVDKFKSLHSEIDFEYGTTLLNRGYTGHEHFMGVALIHMNGRMYDAKLGRFLSPDNFIQEPFSTQSFNRFGYVWNNPLKFTDPSGEEFITAVLIGALIGATAGAMGYIINAAITGQWNWGNFGMSILGGAISGAIGGAIGPTALFKSILTNGFWGTAAIAAASSFLPSLDVKIGDFSFGLSPALAFGRATGFGVNVSVSYQDGDFTFSAGYGVTFYGTAHGTGKKGWEHRFSGSIGSNGKVKFSAYTTYFSSGKTSQQVGGFSLGHGDWNIRYENDFIEKPLKYVGKYLADGKDRFRTTALQLSYKDYSVGLKFFTGDPLKGEKRDKSNPNAKYGIYSNPEADEYRLGSVLLGYKGYQVGYHNEAIRGAIQNKFVHNKLTDDSGWFRELPGRFPSHSYFQYQSYNPYTLW; encoded by the coding sequence TAATCCTTTAAAATTTACAGACCCCAGTGGGGAAATTATATGGTTTGTTGTAGCCTCCGTAGTTATTGGAGGAACAATGAATGTAGTTTCTAATTGGGATAAGATAGATGGTTGGGGGAGAAAAACAAAATTAACAGATCCATCAGCGGGGACATATACTTATAAATATAATAATTTAGGAGAAGTATTGGAAGAAACTACCCCTAAAGGGAAGACTATATATACCTATGATGGTTTTGGTAAAACTATGACGAAGAAGATTCTTGGAAACAAAACCAATTTAAGCCTGAATTATACATATGACCCTAGTACAAAACTTTTAAAAAACATTTGGGGTAAAAATCATAATACGAATGAAGATTACGCCTATGTTTATGAGTATGATGCGTATAAAAGGCTAGAAATAACAACTGAATATACAGGAAAGGCAGTATATGATTATAGAGTAACTAGAGATGATTTTGGTAGAGTTGCTAAAGAAGCGTATTGGGCTCGTAATAAATCTAATGGAGAAATAAGTTATGTCAAAACACAAAACATATACGATGCAGGGGTTGTTACTGAAATTTTAGATGCTGGCAATGGAAAAAGTTTATGGAAACTAAAAGAAGTAAATGAAAGAGGGCAAGCTAAAGAAGTACTGTTAGGTAATGGAATGGTTAAGAAAAGAAGCTATGATGAGTTTGGATTTTTGACAAAAATGCTAGATCAAACTGTAGAGGCTTCTCCTAAAAAGGCACTGGATTTAGCATATAGTTTTGATACACAAAGAGGAAATTTAAGGAGTAGAAAAAATAATAATTTAGGTTGGAATGAGTCTTTTACCTATGATAATTTAGATAGGTTAACTAATATTTCAGGTTCTGTAAATCGTTCGCAACAATATGATGAGAGAGGAAGGATTACTTCAAATTCTGAAATAGGGGAATATAATTATACTAGCACTGCTTCATATCATTTGCAAGAGGTAGATTTAAATACAAAAGGAGATTTGTATTATCAAAACCAACCAATTCAAAAAATAACCTATAATGCTTATAAAAAACCGCTTTCTATTAGCGTTAAAGACAAGGCAAGAGTAGATTTTGAATATGGCATTTTACAAAACCGAAGCCATGCTTATTACGGAGGAAATGAAGCAAATAAATTAGACCGTAGGTACCATAAACATTATGCGGCAATAGCACCTATTGAAATAGAAGAAGACAAACAAGGAAATACTAAAATAATTACTTATATTGGCGGTGATGCTTATACGGCACCAGTAGTCTATATAAAACAAACGGCTTCAGGGAGTTCTAATGGGTATCATTACGTTCATAGAGATTATTTAGGAAGCCTTTTAGGAATAACTGATACCAATGCAAATGTTTTAGAACAACGTCAATTTGGAGCTTGGGGAGAAGTAGATAAATTCAAGAGTTTACATAGTGAGATTGATTTTGAATATGGTACTACTTTATTAAATCGAGGATATACGGGGCATGAGCATTTTATGGGAGTTGCACTCATACATATGAATGGACGTATGTATGATGCCAAGTTAGGGCGTTTCCTTTCTCCAGATAATTTTATACAGGAACCGTTTAGTACCCAAAGTTTTAATCGTTTTGGATATGTATGGAATAATCCATTAAAATTTACAGACCCCAGTGGGGAAGAATTCATTACAGCAGTATTAATAGGAGCTTTAATCGGAGCGACGGCTGGAGCAATGGGATATATTATAAATGCTGCAATTACTGGACAATGGAATTGGGGGAATTTTGGAATGTCAATATTAGGAGGAGCCATATCTGGAGCAATTGGAGGAGCAATTGGACCAACGGCATTGTTTAAATCCATATTAACCAATGGTTTTTGGGGGACAGCAGCTATAGCAGCAGCAAGTAGTTTTTTACCATCTTTGGATGTGAAAATTGGAGATTTTAGTTTTGGCCTAAGCCCAGCTTTAGCTTTTGGAAGAGCAACAGGTTTTGGAGTAAATGTAAGTGTGAGTTATCAAGACGGAGATTTTACTTTCTCGGCGGGCTATGGGGTAACTTTCTATGGCACTGCTCATGGTACAGGGAAAAAAGGTTGGGAACATAGGTTTTCAGGTTCTATTGGAAGTAACGGGAAGGTTAAATTTTCTGCTTATACTACTTATTTTAGCAGTGGGAAAACATCTCAACAAGTTGGAGGATTTTCATTGGGGCATGGTGATTGGAACATTAGATATGAGAATGATTTTATTGAAAAGCCTTTAAAGTATGTTGGTAAATATTTAGCAGATGGGAAAGATAGGTTTAGAACAACTGCTTTACAATTAAGCTATAAAGACTATAGTGTAGGTTTAAAATTTTTTACTGGTGACCCTTTAAAAGGAGAAAAAAGAGATAAAAGTAATCCTAATGCTAAGTATGGGATTTATAGTAATCCTGAAGCGGATGAATATCGACTAGGTTCAGTGTTACTAGGTTATAAAGGCTATCAAGTAGGCTATCATAATGAAGCAATAAGAGGGGCAATTCAAAATAAGTTTGTACATAATAAACTTACTGATGATTCTGGATGGTTTAGAGAACTTCCTGGTCGTTTTCCATCTCATTCTTATTTTCAATATCAATCATATAATCCTTATACACTATGGTAA